One genomic segment of Amycolatopsis sp. Hca4 includes these proteins:
- a CDS encoding TetR/AcrR family transcriptional regulator: MAAGAELFRRNGYAGTGLKQIVTEANAPFGSLYHFFPGGKEQLGAEVIRTSGLAYIALFDLFIAPAEDLVSGIEAFFAAGIATLRATDYVEGCPIATVALEVAATNEPLRQATAEVFTAWIDAGTERFAKFGLSREAARTLTITAVNNLEGAFVLCRSLRDTEAMAVAGAATVDVARRLESAQL; this comes from the coding sequence ATGGCCGCCGGCGCGGAACTCTTCCGGCGCAACGGGTACGCCGGCACCGGCCTGAAGCAGATCGTCACCGAGGCCAACGCGCCCTTCGGGTCCCTCTACCACTTCTTCCCCGGCGGCAAGGAACAGCTCGGAGCCGAGGTCATCCGGACCTCCGGGCTCGCCTACATCGCTCTTTTCGACCTCTTCATCGCCCCGGCCGAGGACCTCGTCAGCGGCATCGAAGCCTTCTTCGCCGCCGGGATCGCCACTCTCCGAGCCACCGACTACGTCGAGGGCTGCCCCATCGCGACCGTCGCGCTCGAGGTCGCCGCCACCAACGAGCCGCTCCGGCAGGCCACCGCCGAGGTCTTCACCGCCTGGATCGACGCCGGGACCGAGAGGTTCGCGAAGTTCGGGCTGTCCCGGGAAGCCGCCCGGACCCTCACCATCACCGCGGTCAACAACCTCGAAGGCGCCTTCGTCCTCTGCCGCTCGTTGCGGGACACCGAAGCCATGGCCGTGGCCGGGGCCGCGACCGTCGACGTGGCTCGACGGCTCGAAAGCGCACAACTTTAG
- a CDS encoding ricin-type beta-trefoil lectin domain protein: protein MRRAAVVTAVIALAATLATTSPAEALENGLARTPPMGWNTWNTFECNINETLVKQTTDLMVSSGLRDRGYTYVNLDDCWMTWSRDGSGNLVADPAKFPSGLKALGDYIHARGMKFGIYEDAGTMTCQGYPGSLGHEQADATLFASWGVDYLKYDNCHNDSSTQQDYVRRYSAMRDALQATGRPITYSICEWGYFDPATWAADVGNLWRTTGDITNNWGSIDGIYRQNVGLDAAAKPGAWNDPDMLEVGDGMDFQEDRAHFTLWAAMAAPLIAGADLRSASVATFSTYLNPDVIAIDQDPLGKQARRIATGDGQDVLAKPLQDGAVAVVLFNENSTTKTISTTAAAAGLPAAASYRLSNLWSKQLTTSDGTISANVPSHSTVVYRVSPGSGTSIGTTQPIQGASSARCMNIDDSVADIRDCDGGSHQAWTFTSAGELKADGRCLDAKGGTSASGTQLIPWTCHGGANQKFELEADGSITQAGLCVDVTGGDKPAGNVNGTPLELWTCNDDANQNWSLKSR from the coding sequence ATGCGCCGTGCCGCCGTCGTCACCGCTGTCATCGCCCTCGCCGCCACCCTCGCGACCACGAGCCCCGCCGAAGCCCTCGAGAACGGCCTCGCCCGCACCCCGCCGATGGGCTGGAACACCTGGAACACCTTCGAATGCAACATCAACGAAACCCTCGTCAAGCAGACCACCGACCTGATGGTCAGCTCCGGGCTGCGCGACCGCGGCTACACCTACGTCAACCTCGACGACTGCTGGATGACCTGGTCCCGTGACGGCAGCGGCAACCTCGTCGCCGATCCCGCGAAGTTCCCCAGCGGCCTCAAGGCGCTCGGCGACTACATCCACGCCCGCGGGATGAAGTTCGGGATCTACGAAGACGCCGGCACGATGACCTGCCAGGGCTACCCCGGCAGCCTCGGGCACGAACAGGCCGACGCCACCCTCTTCGCGAGCTGGGGCGTCGACTACCTCAAGTACGACAACTGCCACAACGACAGCAGCACCCAGCAGGACTACGTCCGCCGCTACTCGGCGATGCGCGACGCGCTGCAGGCCACCGGCCGCCCGATCACCTACAGCATCTGCGAATGGGGCTACTTCGACCCCGCGACCTGGGCCGCCGACGTCGGCAACCTGTGGCGCACCACCGGCGACATCACCAACAACTGGGGCAGCATCGACGGCATCTACCGGCAGAACGTCGGGCTCGACGCGGCCGCGAAACCGGGAGCGTGGAACGACCCCGACATGCTCGAGGTCGGCGACGGCATGGACTTCCAGGAGGACCGCGCGCACTTCACGCTCTGGGCGGCGATGGCGGCGCCGCTCATCGCCGGCGCCGACCTGCGCTCCGCGAGCGTCGCCACCTTCTCGACCTACCTCAACCCGGACGTCATCGCCATCGACCAGGACCCGCTGGGCAAGCAGGCGCGGCGGATCGCCACCGGGGACGGGCAGGACGTCCTCGCGAAACCCCTCCAGGACGGTGCCGTCGCCGTGGTGCTGTTCAACGAAAACAGCACCACGAAGACCATCTCGACGACGGCCGCCGCGGCCGGGCTGCCCGCGGCGGCGAGCTACCGGCTGAGCAACCTGTGGTCGAAGCAGCTGACCACCAGCGACGGCACGATCAGCGCGAACGTCCCGTCGCACAGCACGGTCGTCTACCGCGTCAGCCCCGGCTCCGGCACCAGCATCGGCACCACCCAGCCGATCCAGGGCGCGTCGTCGGCACGGTGCATGAACATCGACGACAGTGTCGCCGACATCCGGGACTGCGACGGCGGCAGCCACCAGGCCTGGACGTTCACCAGCGCCGGGGAGCTCAAGGCCGACGGCCGCTGCCTCGACGCCAAGGGCGGCACCAGCGCGTCCGGGACCCAGCTCATCCCCTGGACCTGCCACGGCGGCGCGAACCAGAAGTTCGAGCTCGAAGCCGACGGCTCGATCACCCAGGCCGGGCTGTGCGTCGACGTCACCGGCGGCGACAAGCCCGCCGGCAACGTCAACGGCACCCCGCTCGAACTGTGGACCTGCAACGACGACGCCAACCAGAACTGGTCCCTCAAGTCCCGGTGA
- the pucD gene encoding xanthine dehydrogenase subunit D, translating to MTSTTAVTTATANGVGTSPQRPDGTVKVRGEFAYSSDLWHEDMVWGVTLRSPHPYARITSIDIAEALAVPGVYAVLTHEDVPGVNRYGLEHADQPVLATDVVRYQGEPVALVAADHPETARRAMKRIVVGYEELEPVTDSEAAVAGEGPSLHEGGNVVRHVKIRRGPQDLAADVVVSGVYEVGMQDQAFLGPESGLAVPDTEGGVDLYVATQWLHVDQQQIVAALGLPAEKVRLTLGGVGGAFGGREDLSMQVHACLLALHTGKPVKMVYNREESFYGHVHRHPAKMYYEHGATSDGRLVYVRTRLFLDGGAYASSTGAVVANAATLGVGPYKVDSVAVDCWGTYTNNPPCGAMRGFGAVQAAFGYESQMDKLADACGLDPVEIRVRNAMREGDLMPTGQVVDAEAPVAELLTRVREMPLPPERPFDLRHMPGGVSNTTHGEGVVRGIGYAVGIKNVCFSEGFDDYSTARVRLQLVGGEPAATVHTAACEVGQGLVTIMQQIVRTELGVDQVTVLPMDTSIGNAGSTSASRQTYVTGGAVQAACGAVRTKLLSRFDAKVRVVGGKLVAADGQVLADLVDVLGDDVYDETVEWRHRPTAALDPETGQGTAHVQYAFAAHRAVVDVDTELGLVKVVALDCAQDVGRALNPQAVLGQIQGGSAQGLGLAVMEEIQTSGGKIRNPSFTDYLIPTVLDMPPMSIDVLERPDPNAPYGLRGVGEPPTISSTPAIVAAIRAATGLALTRVPVRPEHLTGT from the coding sequence ATGACCAGCACCACCGCCGTCACGACGGCGACCGCGAACGGCGTCGGCACTTCGCCGCAGCGCCCCGACGGCACGGTGAAGGTCCGCGGCGAGTTCGCCTACTCCTCGGACCTGTGGCACGAGGACATGGTCTGGGGCGTGACGCTGCGCAGCCCGCACCCGTACGCGCGGATCACGTCGATCGACATCGCCGAAGCACTGGCCGTGCCCGGCGTGTACGCGGTGCTGACGCACGAGGACGTCCCCGGCGTCAACCGCTACGGCCTCGAGCACGCCGACCAGCCGGTGCTCGCCACCGATGTCGTGCGCTACCAGGGCGAACCGGTGGCGCTGGTCGCCGCCGACCACCCGGAGACCGCGCGCCGGGCGATGAAGCGGATCGTCGTCGGCTACGAGGAACTGGAGCCGGTGACGGACTCCGAAGCGGCCGTCGCCGGCGAAGGGCCTTCGCTGCATGAAGGTGGCAACGTCGTCCGGCACGTGAAGATCCGCCGCGGCCCGCAGGACCTCGCCGCCGACGTCGTCGTCTCCGGCGTCTACGAGGTCGGCATGCAGGACCAGGCCTTCCTGGGCCCGGAGTCCGGGCTCGCCGTGCCGGACACCGAAGGCGGTGTCGACCTGTACGTCGCGACGCAGTGGCTGCACGTCGACCAGCAGCAGATCGTCGCCGCGCTGGGCCTGCCCGCCGAGAAGGTGCGGCTGACCCTCGGCGGCGTCGGCGGGGCGTTCGGCGGCCGCGAGGACCTGTCGATGCAGGTGCACGCCTGCCTGCTGGCCCTGCACACCGGCAAGCCGGTGAAGATGGTCTACAACCGCGAAGAGTCCTTCTACGGGCACGTCCACCGCCACCCGGCGAAGATGTACTACGAGCACGGCGCCACCTCCGACGGCCGCCTGGTCTACGTGCGGACCCGGTTGTTCCTGGACGGCGGCGCGTACGCGTCCTCGACCGGCGCGGTGGTCGCGAACGCGGCCACGCTCGGCGTCGGTCCGTACAAAGTGGACAGTGTGGCGGTCGACTGCTGGGGCACCTACACGAACAACCCGCCGTGCGGCGCGATGCGCGGCTTCGGCGCGGTGCAGGCGGCGTTCGGTTACGAATCGCAGATGGACAAGCTGGCGGACGCCTGCGGTCTCGACCCGGTCGAGATCCGCGTCCGCAACGCCATGCGCGAGGGCGACCTGATGCCGACCGGCCAGGTCGTGGACGCGGAAGCGCCGGTCGCGGAGCTGCTGACCCGCGTCCGGGAGATGCCGCTGCCGCCGGAACGGCCGTTCGACCTGCGGCACATGCCGGGCGGGGTGTCGAACACGACCCACGGCGAAGGCGTCGTCCGCGGCATCGGGTACGCCGTCGGGATCAAGAACGTCTGCTTCTCCGAGGGCTTCGACGACTATTCGACGGCTCGCGTTCGCCTGCAGCTGGTCGGCGGCGAGCCGGCCGCGACCGTGCACACCGCGGCCTGCGAGGTCGGCCAGGGCCTGGTGACGATCATGCAGCAGATCGTCCGCACCGAGCTCGGCGTCGACCAGGTGACGGTCCTGCCGATGGACACCTCGATCGGCAACGCCGGCTCGACATCGGCGTCCCGGCAGACCTACGTCACCGGCGGCGCGGTGCAGGCCGCCTGCGGTGCGGTGCGGACCAAGCTGCTGTCCCGGTTCGACGCGAAAGTGCGCGTGGTCGGCGGCAAGCTCGTCGCGGCCGACGGCCAGGTGCTCGCGGACCTGGTGGACGTCCTCGGCGACGACGTCTACGACGAAACGGTCGAGTGGCGGCACCGGCCGACGGCGGCACTGGACCCGGAGACCGGGCAGGGGACCGCGCACGTGCAGTACGCGTTCGCCGCGCACCGGGCGGTCGTCGACGTCGACACCGAGCTGGGCCTGGTCAAGGTGGTCGCGCTGGACTGCGCCCAGGACGTCGGCCGGGCGCTGAACCCGCAGGCCGTGCTCGGCCAGATCCAGGGCGGCTCGGCGCAGGGGCTCGGGCTCGCGGTGATGGAGGAGATCCAGACCTCCGGCGGGAAGATCCGGAACCCCTCCTTCACCGACTACCTGATCCCGACGGTGCTGGACATGCCGCCGATGAGCATCGACGTCCTGGAACGCCCGGACCCGAACGCGCCGTACGGCCTGCGCGGGGTGGGGGAGCCGCCGACGATCTCGTCGACCCCGGCGATCGTGGCCGCGATCCGGGCCGCGACCGGGCTCGCGCTGACCCGCGTCCCGGTGCGGCCGGAGCACCTCACCGGGACTTGA
- a CDS encoding 8-oxoguanine deaminase: MRTLIANAAIATVSGEEYASGHVVVENDRISEVGEGVYTGEFDERVEAGGCLVTPGLINTHHHLYQWATRGMAADHTLFEWLVALYPVWGRLDDEITHAAGTAGMARLALTGCTTVADHHYVFPRDGGDQVAALAAARQRIGVRLHVVRGSMDRGESDGGLPPDNLVESTEDALTGTEAAIDRFHDDSAGAHLQIAAGPCSPFSVTERLMSGAAELARRKGVRLHTHLAETLDEEKQCLAEVGCTPAEYADKLGWLADDVWLAHTIHLAPEAIRRFGATGTGSAHCPTSNGRIGAGIAPVRDLLDAGVPVGLGADGAASNESGGLGEELHQSLLQARQRGGPRGLTTREALWMGTMGGARCLGRAADLGSIEPGKLADLAVWDLTGLNYAGITDPVAALVLGTTPPLRRLFVGGKAVVEDGTLREADESAIARELAAASARLREGR; encoded by the coding sequence GTGAGGACGCTCATCGCGAACGCGGCCATCGCCACTGTCAGCGGCGAGGAGTACGCGAGCGGGCACGTCGTCGTCGAGAACGACCGGATCTCCGAAGTCGGCGAAGGCGTGTACACCGGCGAGTTCGACGAGCGCGTCGAGGCCGGAGGCTGCCTGGTCACCCCGGGGCTGATCAACACCCACCACCACCTCTACCAGTGGGCCACCCGCGGGATGGCCGCCGACCACACGCTCTTCGAGTGGCTGGTCGCGCTCTACCCGGTCTGGGGCCGCCTCGACGACGAGATCACGCACGCCGCGGGCACCGCCGGGATGGCGCGGCTGGCGCTCACCGGCTGCACCACCGTCGCCGACCACCACTACGTCTTCCCGCGCGACGGCGGCGACCAGGTCGCCGCGCTGGCCGCGGCCCGGCAGCGGATCGGCGTCCGGCTGCACGTCGTGCGCGGGTCGATGGACCGCGGCGAGTCCGACGGCGGCCTGCCGCCGGACAACCTCGTCGAGTCGACCGAGGACGCGCTGACCGGCACCGAAGCGGCGATCGACCGCTTCCACGACGACTCCGCCGGTGCCCACCTGCAGATCGCCGCGGGCCCGTGCTCGCCGTTCTCGGTCACCGAACGGCTGATGTCCGGCGCGGCCGAGCTGGCCCGGCGCAAGGGCGTCCGCCTGCACACCCACCTCGCCGAGACCCTCGACGAGGAGAAGCAGTGCCTGGCCGAGGTCGGCTGCACGCCCGCCGAGTACGCCGACAAGCTCGGCTGGCTCGCCGACGACGTCTGGCTCGCCCACACCATCCACCTCGCGCCCGAGGCGATCCGCCGGTTCGGCGCGACCGGGACCGGCTCGGCGCACTGCCCGACGTCCAACGGCCGCATCGGCGCCGGCATCGCGCCGGTGCGCGACCTGCTCGACGCCGGGGTCCCGGTCGGCCTGGGTGCCGACGGGGCCGCGTCCAACGAATCCGGCGGCCTCGGTGAAGAACTGCACCAGTCGCTGCTGCAGGCCCGCCAGCGCGGCGGCCCGCGCGGGCTGACCACGCGCGAAGCGCTGTGGATGGGCACGATGGGCGGCGCCCGCTGCCTCGGCCGGGCGGCCGACCTCGGGTCGATCGAGCCCGGGAAGCTCGCCGACCTCGCCGTCTGGGACCTGACCGGGCTCAACTACGCCGGCATCACCGACCCGGTCGCGGCGCTGGTGCTCGGCACCACGCCGCCGCTGCGCCGCCTGTTCGTCGGCGGCAAGGCCGTCGTCGAGGACGGCACCCTGCGCGAAGCCGACGAGTCCGCCATCGCCCGCGAGCTGGCCGCCGCGAGCGCCCGGTTGAGGGAGGGCAGATGA
- a CDS encoding (2Fe-2S)-binding protein, which yields MRLNVTINGEPRQADDVWEGESLLYVLRERLGLPGSKNACEQGECGSCTVYLDDVPVCACLVAAGQAEGRVVRTVEGLADGDTLDPVQQSFVDAGAVQCGFCTPGLVVAAHDLLNRVPDPSDEEIREALAGNLCRCTGYEKILDAVRGAAKGGAR from the coding sequence ATGCGCCTGAATGTCACGATCAACGGCGAGCCGCGGCAGGCGGACGACGTCTGGGAAGGCGAAAGCCTGCTGTACGTGCTGCGCGAGCGGCTCGGGCTCCCGGGCTCGAAGAACGCCTGTGAGCAGGGCGAATGCGGCTCCTGCACGGTCTACCTCGACGACGTCCCGGTGTGCGCGTGCCTGGTCGCGGCCGGGCAGGCCGAGGGCCGGGTGGTGCGCACGGTCGAGGGGCTGGCCGACGGCGACACCCTCGACCCGGTCCAGCAGTCCTTTGTGGATGCGGGGGCGGTCCAGTGCGGGTTCTGCACGCCGGGCCTGGTCGTCGCCGCGCACGACCTGCTGAACCGCGTGCCCGACCCGAGCGACGAGGAGATCCGCGAGGCGCTGGCCGGCAACCTCTGCCGCTGCACCGGCTACGAGAAGATCCTCGACGCGGTGCGCGGGGCGGCGAAGGGTGGTGCCCGGTGA
- a CDS encoding xanthine dehydrogenase family protein subunit M: MEFLRPTTLAEALALKAERPGAVPIAGGTDVMVELNFDHRRPEALLDLTTVGELAEWSTVDHSGGTVRLGAGVPYSRVITELGDSVPALAMASRTVGSPQIRNRGTVGGNLGAASPAGDTHPVLLALDAQVEVASVRGTRLLRAEEFYVGVKRHALAEDELITAVHLPAHAGPQQFAKVGTRNAMVIAVCSFALSLRNGQVGAAIGSAAPTPRRAREAEDFLAAELPWTSPEPLPDSLKRRFGELVAAAAAPIDDVRGSAAYRKHALGVLARRTLTWAWDEHRTGERACA, encoded by the coding sequence GTGGAGTTCCTGCGTCCCACGACGCTCGCCGAGGCACTGGCGCTCAAGGCCGAGCGGCCCGGCGCGGTGCCGATCGCCGGTGGCACCGACGTGATGGTCGAGCTGAACTTCGACCACCGGCGTCCCGAGGCCCTGCTGGACCTGACCACGGTCGGCGAGCTGGCCGAGTGGTCCACTGTGGACCACTCGGGTGGCACGGTCCGGCTCGGCGCCGGCGTCCCGTACTCCCGGGTCATCACCGAACTGGGTGATTCCGTCCCGGCGCTGGCCATGGCCTCCCGCACGGTCGGGTCCCCGCAGATCCGCAACCGCGGCACGGTCGGCGGCAACCTGGGCGCCGCCTCGCCCGCCGGGGACACCCACCCGGTGCTGCTCGCCCTGGACGCGCAGGTCGAGGTGGCCTCCGTGCGGGGGACCCGCCTCCTCCGCGCGGAGGAGTTCTACGTCGGCGTGAAACGCCACGCGCTGGCCGAGGACGAGCTGATCACCGCCGTCCACCTGCCCGCGCACGCCGGGCCGCAGCAGTTCGCCAAGGTCGGCACCCGCAACGCCATGGTCATCGCGGTCTGCTCCTTCGCGCTGTCGCTGCGGAACGGCCAGGTCGGCGCCGCGATCGGTTCCGCCGCCCCGACCCCGCGCCGCGCCCGGGAGGCCGAGGACTTCCTGGCCGCCGAGCTGCCGTGGACGTCCCCCGAGCCGCTCCCGGACTCCCTGAAACGCCGCTTCGGCGAGCTGGTGGCCGCGGCCGCCGCCCCGATCGACGACGTCCGGGGGAGCGCCGCGTATCGGAAGCACGCCCTCGGGGTACTTGCGCGGCGTACGTTGACCTGGGCCTGGGACGAACACCGGACGGGGGAGCGCGCATGCGCCTGA
- a CDS encoding PucR family transcriptional regulator — protein sequence MTTVKTLLGLPGLRLRPRAGDDLLDRPVTRIYVTELSDPGRYLSAGELVLSGLLWWHEPGDAEPFVAALARSGAAALAASGADSGGIPDDVVDACVRHRIPLLEVPADLSFSVITEQVVLALAAASDSARKRLQAAAEAPVETLVERASAELGLPCWVLSGLGRLIAGTAPLPLPAEDVVRRYAAREPGPLTVVPVEGRHAVPWLIAAGGPLSTAQAELAEEVAGLVGVTRARASRPAVPVPEDACVVALRTEGSDESRDVLGELLPEALLLDTAGETAYAAVVLPSVAGLSTVEPLLRAERILCGVSEPGPREEAVESARYAVQVAARRPGRVAVVRAGEVDVHELLLAGAPDGLRAALRRRVLGPLLAYDAEQHTDLVHTVRVFLECSGSPTRAAKALHVHVNTLRYRIGRAGELLGADLTEFTDQLDVYLALRAGD from the coding sequence ATGACGACGGTGAAAACTCTGCTGGGCCTGCCCGGACTGCGGCTGCGCCCGCGGGCCGGCGACGACCTGCTCGACCGGCCGGTGACGCGCATCTACGTCACGGAGCTGTCCGACCCCGGACGGTACCTGTCGGCCGGTGAGCTGGTGCTTTCCGGCCTGCTCTGGTGGCACGAGCCGGGCGACGCCGAGCCGTTCGTGGCCGCGCTGGCCCGCTCGGGCGCGGCGGCGCTGGCCGCGTCCGGCGCCGACTCGGGCGGGATACCGGACGACGTCGTCGACGCCTGCGTCCGGCACCGGATCCCGCTGCTCGAAGTGCCCGCCGACCTGTCGTTCTCGGTGATCACCGAGCAGGTGGTGCTGGCGCTGGCCGCCGCGTCCGACAGCGCGCGCAAACGTTTGCAGGCGGCGGCCGAGGCACCGGTCGAGACGCTCGTGGAGCGCGCCTCGGCGGAACTCGGGCTGCCCTGCTGGGTGCTGTCGGGCCTGGGCAGGCTGATCGCCGGGACGGCCCCGCTGCCGCTGCCCGCCGAGGACGTCGTCCGCCGGTACGCGGCCCGCGAGCCGGGGCCGCTGACGGTGGTCCCGGTCGAAGGGCGGCACGCGGTGCCGTGGCTGATCGCGGCAGGCGGGCCGCTGAGCACCGCGCAGGCCGAGCTGGCGGAGGAGGTGGCGGGCCTCGTCGGGGTCACGCGGGCGCGAGCCTCCCGGCCGGCCGTGCCGGTGCCCGAGGACGCCTGCGTCGTCGCGCTGCGGACCGAAGGCAGCGACGAGAGCCGGGACGTACTGGGCGAGCTGCTGCCGGAGGCGTTGCTGCTGGACACCGCCGGGGAGACGGCGTACGCGGCCGTGGTGCTGCCGTCCGTGGCCGGGCTGTCCACTGTGGAGCCACTGCTGCGGGCGGAGCGGATCCTGTGCGGGGTCAGCGAGCCGGGCCCGCGCGAGGAGGCCGTGGAGAGCGCGCGGTACGCCGTGCAGGTGGCGGCGCGCCGCCCCGGCCGGGTGGCGGTGGTCCGGGCCGGCGAGGTCGACGTGCACGAGCTGCTGTTGGCCGGGGCACCGGACGGGCTGCGGGCGGCCCTGCGCCGCCGGGTGCTCGGGCCGCTGCTGGCCTACGACGCGGAGCAGCACACGGACCTGGTGCACACGGTCCGCGTGTTCCTGGAGTGCTCGGGTTCGCCGACCCGGGCGGCGAAGGCGTTGCACGTCCACGTCAACACCCTGCGCTACCGGATCGGGCGGGCGGGGGAGCTGCTCGGCGCGGACCTGACGGAGTTCACCGACCAGCTCGACGTCTACCTCGCCCTGCGCGCGGGCGATTGA
- a CDS encoding MarR family winged helix-turn-helix transcriptional regulator: MDPEIGSARQAADDARVLAFGRLQGAAHRLGYLLGRALERECGITHLMYEVLLIVGRTGEDGLTMRSIAQEQVLTTGGATRLVDRMVAIGLVTRTASPADRRVQLVRLTAFGEETTVRASRLHVENIEQFFFRPLPEAHRERFAEDLRTLSHFARDALPRLR; encoded by the coding sequence GTGGACCCCGAAATAGGTTCGGCCCGGCAGGCGGCGGACGACGCCCGCGTGCTGGCCTTCGGGCGGCTGCAGGGCGCGGCGCACCGGCTCGGCTACCTGCTCGGGCGGGCGCTGGAGCGCGAATGCGGGATCACGCACCTGATGTACGAGGTCCTGCTCATCGTGGGCCGCACCGGGGAAGACGGGCTGACCATGCGCTCGATCGCCCAGGAGCAGGTGCTCACCACCGGCGGCGCGACCCGGCTGGTCGACCGGATGGTGGCGATCGGCCTGGTGACGCGCACGGCGTCGCCCGCCGACCGCCGGGTCCAGCTCGTCCGGCTGACCGCGTTCGGCGAGGAGACGACCGTGCGCGCCAGCCGCCTGCACGTGGAGAACATCGAGCAGTTCTTCTTCCGGCCCCTGCCCGAAGCCCACCGGGAGCGGTTCGCCGAAGACCTGCGGACGTTGAGCCACTTCGCCAGGGACGCCCTGCCCCGGCTGCGCTAG
- the dctA gene encoding C4-dicarboxylate transporter DctA, translating to MAENKKRWWTSVFVQLLVAVVAGVLVGHFWPGLGAQLKPVGDGFIRLIKMIIAPLIFCVVVTGIAAVGDIKAVGRIGLKAIVYFEVVTTFALLFGLVVANVFHPGAGLDINPATLDPKAVTAQTKGGQLPSVGDFLLHTIPDSVVNAFAQNQLLQVLVFAVFFGVALAAVGRERAPLVLGFVDQVQQVIFKVMGWIMRVAPLGAFGAMAFIIGQYGLSTLGTYAKLIAACYGAAVLFTLVLAAISRFYAGVSVWKFLRYAREEFLLALGTASTESVLPRIMVKLTDAGCSRAATGLVVPTGYSFNLDGATIYLSICTVFLAQAFGVEMTLGQQLLAVLILMLTSKGMAGVPGSSFLALSATAAAIGAFPVAGVALLLGADRLMDSMRVFVNLLGNCVATFVVAKSEGQLDRDKLRVTLEGATPVPA from the coding sequence ATGGCGGAGAACAAGAAGCGCTGGTGGACTTCGGTGTTCGTGCAACTGCTCGTGGCGGTGGTCGCCGGCGTGCTGGTCGGGCACTTCTGGCCGGGGCTCGGCGCCCAGCTCAAGCCGGTCGGCGACGGCTTCATCCGGCTGATCAAGATGATCATCGCACCGCTGATCTTCTGCGTCGTGGTGACCGGGATCGCGGCGGTCGGCGACATCAAAGCGGTCGGACGAATCGGACTCAAGGCGATCGTCTACTTCGAGGTCGTGACGACGTTCGCGCTGCTGTTCGGCCTGGTCGTGGCGAACGTCTTCCACCCCGGTGCCGGGCTCGACATCAACCCGGCGACGCTCGACCCGAAAGCGGTCACCGCGCAGACCAAGGGCGGCCAGCTGCCCTCGGTCGGGGACTTCCTGCTGCACACCATCCCCGACAGCGTGGTGAACGCCTTCGCGCAGAACCAGCTGCTGCAGGTGCTGGTGTTCGCGGTGTTCTTCGGCGTGGCGCTGGCCGCGGTCGGGCGGGAGCGGGCGCCGCTGGTGCTCGGCTTCGTCGACCAGGTGCAGCAGGTCATCTTCAAGGTGATGGGCTGGATCATGCGGGTCGCGCCGCTGGGTGCGTTCGGCGCGATGGCCTTCATCATCGGCCAGTACGGTCTGTCCACATTGGGCACCTACGCGAAGCTGATCGCCGCCTGCTACGGCGCGGCCGTGCTCTTCACCCTCGTCCTCGCCGCGATTTCCCGCTTCTACGCCGGGGTCTCGGTCTGGAAGTTCCTCCGCTACGCGCGGGAAGAGTTCCTGCTCGCGCTGGGCACGGCGTCGACGGAGTCGGTGCTGCCGCGGATCATGGTCAAGCTCACCGACGCCGGCTGCTCCCGCGCGGCGACCGGCCTGGTGGTGCCGACCGGGTACTCGTTCAACCTCGACGGCGCGACCATCTACCTGTCGATCTGCACGGTGTTCCTGGCCCAGGCGTTCGGTGTCGAGATGACGCTCGGCCAGCAGCTGCTGGCGGTGCTGATCCTGATGCTGACGTCGAAGGGCATGGCGGGCGTCCCGGGCTCGAGCTTCCTGGCCCTCTCGGCCACCGCCGCGGCGATCGGCGCGTTCCCGGTGGCGGGCGTGGCGCTGCTGCTGGGCGCGGACCGGCTGATGGACTCGATGCGCGTGTTCGTCAACCTGCTGGGCAACTGCGTGGCGACGTTCGTGGTGGCGAAGTCCGAAGGGCAGCTGGACCGGGACAAGCTGCGGGTAACCCTCGAAGGAGCGACGCCGGTCCCCGCCTAG